The proteins below are encoded in one region of Oreochromis niloticus isolate F11D_XX linkage group LG6, O_niloticus_UMD_NMBU, whole genome shotgun sequence:
- the septin9b gene encoding septin 9b isoform X6, which yields MSEATKPQPQAKGEKTPISDTSYVGIDAILEQMRRKAMKQGFEFNVMVVGQSGLGKSTLMNTLFKSKVSRKSVQPNVEERIPKTVEIKSVSHDVEEKGVRMKLTVIDTPGFGDQINNENCWQPIMKFINDQYETYLQEEININRKKRIPDTRVHCCIYFIPPTGHCLRPLDVEFMRHLSKVVNIVPVIAKADTLTLEERDSFKKTIREELRANGIDVYPQKEFDEDAEDRMINDKIREMIPFAVVGSDQEYQVNGKRILGRKTKWGTIEVENIAHCEFAYLRDLLIRTHMQNIKDITCSIHYETYRVRRLNESNILFTSNPPDHPAVQPKANGQPEEQPATPQPNGVAAQHEALSHEM from the exons ATGTCTGAAGCCACCAAGCCCCAACCTCAAGCTAAGGGGGAGAAGACCCCGATCAGCGACACCAGCTATGTGGGCATCGATGCCATCCTGGAGCAAATGAGGAGGAAGGCCATGAAACAAGGCTTTGAGTTCAATGTCATGGTTGTGG GGCAAAGCGGCCTGGGAAAGTCCACTCTGATGAACACGCTGTTCAAATCCAAGGTGAGCCGTAAGTCTGTGCAGCCCAACGTGGAGGAGAGGATCCCCAAGACAGTCGAGATCAAGTCCGTCAGTCACG ATGTTGAAGAGAAAGGAGTTAGGATGAAGCTAACAGTTATTGACACTCCTGGCTTTGGGGATCAAATCAACAATGAAAACTG CTGGCAACCCATCATGAAGTTCATCAATGACCAGTATGAAACCTACCTGCAAGAGGAAATCAAcattaacaggaagaaaaggatACCAGATACCAGGGTGCACTGCTGCATATACTTCATACCTCCCACTGGCCACTG TCTTAGGCCTCTGGATGTGGAGTTTATGAGGCATCTCAGTAAGGTGGTCAACATCGTTCCTGTCATTGCCAAGGCCGACACGCTCACCCTGGAAGAGAGGGACTCCTTTAAAAAGACG ATTAGGGAAGAGCTGCGAGCCAATGGGATCGATGTTTATCCTCAGAAAGAGTTTGATGAGGATGCAGAGGACAGGATGATCAATGACAAAATCAGG GAGATGATCCCTTTTGCTGTGGTGGGCAGCGACCAGGAGTACCAGGTGAACGGAAAGAGGATTCTGGGAAGGAAAACAAAGTGGGGCACCATAGAGG TTGAGAACATTGCACACTGTGAGTTTGCTTATCTCCGAGATCTCCTAATCAG GACACATATGCAGAACATCAAAGACATCACATGCAGCATCCACTATGAGACGTATCGTGTTCGCCGGTTAAATGAATCCAACATCCTTTTCACCTCTAACCCGCCTGACCATCCTGCTGTTCAGCCAAAGGCCAATGGCCAGCCCGAGGAGCAGCCCGCCACCCCGCAGCCAAACGGAGTCGCTGCTCAGCACGAAGCCTTGTCCCACGAGATGTAG
- the septin9b gene encoding septin 9b isoform X5 has translation MTSTCSEMYNNHKTEPLWSEVNLSHSNMSEATKPQPQAKGEKTPISDTSYVGIDAILEQMRRKAMKQGFEFNVMVVGQSGLGKSTLMNTLFKSKVSRKSVQPNVEERIPKTVEIKSVSHDVEEKGVRMKLTVIDTPGFGDQINNENCWQPIMKFINDQYETYLQEEININRKKRIPDTRVHCCIYFIPPTGHCLRPLDVEFMRHLSKVVNIVPVIAKADTLTLEERDSFKKTIREELRANGIDVYPQKEFDEDAEDRMINDKIREMIPFAVVGSDQEYQVNGKRILGRKTKWGTIEVENIAHCEFAYLRDLLIRTHMQNIKDITCSIHYETYRVRRLNESNILFTSNPPDHPAVQPKANGQPEEQPATPQPNGVAAQHEALSHEM, from the exons GGTCAGAGGTCAATCTGAGCCATAGCAACATGTCTGAAGCCACCAAGCCCCAACCTCAAGCTAAGGGGGAGAAGACCCCGATCAGCGACACCAGCTATGTGGGCATCGATGCCATCCTGGAGCAAATGAGGAGGAAGGCCATGAAACAAGGCTTTGAGTTCAATGTCATGGTTGTGG GGCAAAGCGGCCTGGGAAAGTCCACTCTGATGAACACGCTGTTCAAATCCAAGGTGAGCCGTAAGTCTGTGCAGCCCAACGTGGAGGAGAGGATCCCCAAGACAGTCGAGATCAAGTCCGTCAGTCACG ATGTTGAAGAGAAAGGAGTTAGGATGAAGCTAACAGTTATTGACACTCCTGGCTTTGGGGATCAAATCAACAATGAAAACTG CTGGCAACCCATCATGAAGTTCATCAATGACCAGTATGAAACCTACCTGCAAGAGGAAATCAAcattaacaggaagaaaaggatACCAGATACCAGGGTGCACTGCTGCATATACTTCATACCTCCCACTGGCCACTG TCTTAGGCCTCTGGATGTGGAGTTTATGAGGCATCTCAGTAAGGTGGTCAACATCGTTCCTGTCATTGCCAAGGCCGACACGCTCACCCTGGAAGAGAGGGACTCCTTTAAAAAGACG ATTAGGGAAGAGCTGCGAGCCAATGGGATCGATGTTTATCCTCAGAAAGAGTTTGATGAGGATGCAGAGGACAGGATGATCAATGACAAAATCAGG GAGATGATCCCTTTTGCTGTGGTGGGCAGCGACCAGGAGTACCAGGTGAACGGAAAGAGGATTCTGGGAAGGAAAACAAAGTGGGGCACCATAGAGG TTGAGAACATTGCACACTGTGAGTTTGCTTATCTCCGAGATCTCCTAATCAG GACACATATGCAGAACATCAAAGACATCACATGCAGCATCCACTATGAGACGTATCGTGTTCGCCGGTTAAATGAATCCAACATCCTTTTCACCTCTAACCCGCCTGACCATCCTGCTGTTCAGCCAAAGGCCAATGGCCAGCCCGAGGAGCAGCCCGCCACCCCGCAGCCAAACGGAGTCGCTGCTCAGCACGAAGCCTTGTCCCACGAGATGTAG